One segment of Drosophila ananassae strain 14024-0371.13 chromosome 3R, ASM1763931v2, whole genome shotgun sequence DNA contains the following:
- the LOC123257349 gene encoding uncharacterized protein LOC123257349 — MPWQGPRSLWQHCRRSWQRCGCGRSGGSQRPQLSIAWSRYQRMP; from the coding sequence ATGCCTTGGCAAGGACCTCGTTCTCTTTGGCAACACTGCCGTCGGAGTTGGCAAAGATGTGGATGTGGCCGTAGCGGTGGCAGCCAGCGACCTCAGCTCTCAATAGCCTGGAGTCGGTATCAAAGGATGCCGTAG
- the LOC26513983 gene encoding uncharacterized protein LOC26513983 — protein sequence MVVSKSDPNGTNPRNEKGNPFHDGSERPSTSTGDAKREIIHKLKKTNNFLLKKKIYSLHSMIAPKKEETPTTTKTESPKIGNESTSNSEDSLDFNLFVSDEQSAYGATYIDGDSDADFNCNLENNIISFDSEWDSDFSNDLENNNVTVEKKKKPPQSPEDNMSEDFRTYFLQTFQNLPRLSQISLDQNQSPTNKTKNKILDSDELGETTSQASELKNVINYVAESLNNLHEGVKNVSELENSEITPKLGNDTVVINNNTTENENIEESSVPNNRIPGRPIDEDQDEHQDVDQNENIKKPSITEN from the coding sequence ATGGTGGTTTCCAAATCAGATCCAAATGGGACAAACCCTCGAAATGAAAAGGGAAACCCCTTTCATGATGGATCAGAAAGACCTTCAACCAGTACCGGAGATGCCAAAAGGGAAATTATtcataaattaaagaaaacaaacaattttctccttaagaaaaaaatatattctttgCACTCTATGATAGCACCAAAGAAAGAGGAAACACCGACTACCACCAAGACAGAATCTCCTAAAATAGGAAATGAATCAACATCAAATTCAGAGGATTCccttgattttaatttatttgtttctgATGAGCAGTCGGCCTATGGAGCTACTTATATAGATGGAGATTCCGACGCTGATTTCAACTGCAATCTTGAAAACAACATTATATCCTTCGATTCCGAATGGGACTCTGATTTCAGTAATGATCTCGAAAATAATAATGTCACGgttgaaaagaaaaagaaacctCCTCAATCGCCTGAAGATAATATGAGTGAAGACTTTCGGACATATTTTCTTCAGACTTTCCAAAACCTGCCCAGATTATCACAAATATCTTTGGATCAAAATCAAAGCCCAACaaataaaacgaaaaacaaaattttagacTCAGATGAACTTGGAGAGACAACTTCACAGGCTTCTGAGCTGAAAAATGTCATTAATTATGTGGCAgaaagtttaaataatttacacGAAGGTGTCAAAAATGTTTCAGAACTAGAAAATTCTGAAATCACACCAAAATTAGGGAATGATACAGTggttattaataataatacgactgaaaatgaaaatattgaagAGAGTTCTGTTCCAAATAACAGAATACCAGGTCGTCCAATAGATGAAGATCAAGATGAACATCAAGATGTAgatcaaaatgaaaatattaaaaaacctTCCATTACTGAAAATTaa
- the LOC6497229 gene encoding uncharacterized protein LOC6497229, whose translation MDTSSVSQPGCSCDSHLGISFKRKPCTVFGDLIGPYPDEVIMTVLDRILYLAGATKIIRAIATEHFIQPLKAENESRKVPPKACGTPVPSCPSNSCTSTYSILPKTSSTRTCCSSRREESVRTCQSPCIKSSSKIGAAACSPRQRAARVDFANPVDGDKRKIAGGVNMKDRLKRSISICSIACQQLKHKLTSQDSPPHKKQKWLWTRLIRSKDGCKVYEVFKNSNVDQAPSSIGSNAPVIIFLVMQNGYIMPFESVSF comes from the exons ATGGATACCAGCAGTGTGTCGCAGCCGGGGTGCAGCTGTGACTCCCATCTAGGTATCAGCTTCAAACGGAAGCCGTGTACTGTTTTTGGAGACTTGATCGGTCCTTATCCGGACGAGGTCATTATGACAGTTTTAGATCGTATACTCTACCTTGCGGGTGCCACCAAGATCATAAGAGCCATTGCCACGGAGCACTTCATACAACCTTTAAAGGCTGAAAATG aaagtcGCAAGGTGCCGCCCAAGGCGTGTGGCACACCAGTGCCGTCATGTCCATCGAACAGCTGCACCTCAACCTACAGCATTTTACCAAAAACCTCCTCAACCAGGACTTGCTGTAGTAGCCGCCGAGAGGAGTCTGTCCGTACTTGTCAGAGTCCATGCATCAAATCTTCCTCCAAAATTGGCGCCGCTGCCTGTTCTCCACGGCAACGCGCTGCCCGGGTGGACTTTGCTAATCCTGTGGATGGGGATAAACGAAAAATCGCCGGCGGCGTCAATATGAAGGATAGGTTGAAACGGTCCATTTCTATTTGCTCCATCGCCTGTCAGCAGTTAAAACACAAGCTGACTTCTCAAGATTCGCCgccacacaaaaaacaaaagtggcTATGGACCCGATTGATTCGCTCCAAGGACGGTTGCAAGGTATACGAGGTATTTAAGAATTCCAATGTAGATCAAGCACCCTCCAGTATCGGCTCAAATGCCCCAGTCATTATATTCCTGgtcatgcaaaatggttataTAATGCCCTTCGAATCGGTTTCATTTTAA